Genomic window (Pseudomonadota bacterium):
GCGTTCCGGGCTGGCGCATGACCTGGGCCGTGCAGGCGGGTGGCGACAAGAACACGAGCGTTCCGGCAGACATTGCTTGGGACCTAAGCCCCTTGTCCGACAGTTCGGTGCTCGTGACCGGGAGGTACGTCGCCGAGGGGCTGTTCGGCGCCGGCGAGCCGAACGAGACGCTGCTCTGGAGCTTCGGGTTCCCCAGCGAGACGAACACGAACTGCTTCATCGCGCGGTACGGGAACAAGGGAGAGCTGCTCTGGGCCGAAGGGTACGGCGGGGCGGGGATCGAGGCCGGCGGCCAGGGAATCTCGGAAGAAGTGGACGATTCGTTTCTCACCATTGGCGCGTACGAGGAGGCGATGACGATCGGCTACGGCGAGCCGAACCAGACTTCGCTTTCCGCAGACTCCTTCGAAACGTCCGGCACGTACAGCCACGTGCTCGCCCGTTACTCCACGGACGGCGTGTTCGAGTGGGCGATACGAGCCTCGGACGCCGCCTGGAACTCGGCCTTGTACGGCATCGCCTCTCTGCCGGATGGATCGATCGTCGTCGCGGGTTCGTTCACCGTCGGGATCGCGTTCGCTCCGGGCACGCCGGAAGAGGTCGTTTTCACCACGGCCGGCGACGCTGACACGGTGATCGCGCGGTTCGCTGCGGACGGTTCCTTGCTGTGGGCTAAGCAGATCACCGGACAGGGAAGGGAATCTGCCATGAGCGTCGCCCGCGCGCTCGGAGGATCCCTCCTGGTCGCCGGGAGGTACCAACAGACCATCGTGCTCGGGGCGGGCGAAGAGAACGAGACGTCATTGACGTGCGGGTCGGATGAGCCGGACGCCGGCGAGGAAGAGGACGAGAACTGCCCGTTCCTGGCCGCGTACTCCGAGGACGGCGCGCTCCTCTGGGCCAAGGACCTCGGGTTTTCGTGCCGACCCATGCTCTTGCCGAAGGTCGTCGCTGCGCCGGACGGCGGGTTCGCGATCTCCGGCGGCTTCGCGGGCACGGGCGTGCTCGGCGCGGGCGAGCCGAACGAGACGATCATCGGTCCGACGACAGGCGACGACTTCGACGTGGTGGTCGCGCGGTACGACGACGACGGCATGCTACTGTGGGCCAGGCAGGTCGTCGGAGAAACCGAGGATTGGGGCAGCATCCAACGCTACCCCCAATACACGATGGCGTTCCTGGACAGCGGCGAGCTCGCCGTCGTCGGCATCTACAAGGGTGCGCCCGTGTTCGGGTTGGGTGAGCCGCACGAGACGACCCTGCCCAGCGAGTACGATTATCAGATCTTCATCGCGCTCCACTACCCGAACGGCAACCTCGCCTGGGTCATCGATCAGGGCGGTCCGAGCAACAACG
Coding sequences:
- a CDS encoding delta-60 repeat domain-containing protein, which encodes MKAPSIALLWIASVWTIGCSSSRESPPSPDCGCDEEPDSGECVDTDVPEPDGGVPGWRMTWAVQAGGDKNTSVPADIAWDLSPLSDSSVLVTGRYVAEGLFGAGEPNETLLWSFGFPSETNTNCFIARYGNKGELLWAEGYGGAGIEAGGQGISEEVDDSFLTIGAYEEAMTIGYGEPNQTSLSADSFETSGTYSHVLARYSTDGVFEWAIRASDAAWNSALYGIASLPDGSIVVAGSFTVGIAFAPGTPEEVVFTTAGDADTVIARFAADGSLLWAKQITGQGRESAMSVARALGGSLLVAGRYQQTIVLGAGEENETSLTCGSDEPDAGEEEDENCPFLAAYSEDGALLWAKDLGFSCRPMLLPKVVAAPDGGFAISGGFAGTGVLGAGEPNETIIGPTTGDDFDVVVARYDDDGMLLWARQVVGETEDWGSIQRYPQYTMAFLDSGELAVVGIYKGAPVFGLGEPHETTLPSEYDYQIFIALHYPNGNLAWVIDQGGPSNNDAAMSVASYGDGTFFVGGSFGGTATFGTSPEDEKTMTSSGDSDIFVLRFDRTED